The following are from one region of the Longimicrobiaceae bacterium genome:
- a CDS encoding SWIM zinc finger family protein translates to MTKPAIDFHAAGGVQLDRLERCLELHVQPTGPGRYRVTGGSEPHWVDLHTLNQPRCDCGDHLWRERICKHILAALLREGNEHVLLALRALVRELRGEAKAA, encoded by the coding sequence ATGACCAAGCCGGCGATCGACTTTCACGCGGCCGGGGGGGTGCAGCTGGACCGGCTGGAGCGCTGCCTGGAGCTGCACGTGCAGCCCACCGGGCCCGGCCGCTACCGGGTGACGGGGGGGAGCGAGCCGCACTGGGTGGACCTGCACACCCTCAACCAGCCCCGCTGCGACTGCGGCGACCACCTCTGGCGCGAGCGGATCTGCAAGCACATCCTCGCCGCGCTCCTGCGGGAGGGGAACGAGCACGTGCTGCTCGCCCTCCGCGCGCTGGTGCGCGAGCTGCGCGGCGAGGCGAAGGCCGCGTAG